The following proteins are encoded in a genomic region of Spirosoma sp. SC4-14:
- a CDS encoding helix-turn-helix transcriptional regulator, whose translation MKQYDHPTVDQITLTGILHALSDPVRLNFVKCLAKQTCEQPCGSIPTPVAKSTMSHHLRVLREAGIVQIRTEGTQSLTSLRSNELQQKFPGLLESVLKAAATVDR comes from the coding sequence ATGAAACAATACGACCACCCCACGGTCGACCAGATTACGCTAACGGGCATTCTACATGCGTTAAGTGATCCGGTACGGTTAAACTTTGTCAAATGTCTCGCGAAACAGACCTGTGAGCAGCCCTGCGGGTCTATACCTACTCCGGTTGCCAAATCAACCATGTCGCATCATCTTCGGGTGTTGCGCGAAGCGGGCATTGTGCAGATTCGGACGGAAGGCACACAAAGTCTCACTTCACTACGGTCGAACGAATTACAGCAAAAGTTTCCAGGACTGCTCGAATCGGTACTGAAAGCTGCCGCTACTGTAGATCGTTGA